A region from the Benincasa hispida cultivar B227 chromosome 12, ASM972705v1, whole genome shotgun sequence genome encodes:
- the LOC120067807 gene encoding probable E3 ubiquitin-protein ligase RHA1A, which translates to MGFPVGCTEVFFPTIFLHLLSVLDVLKLLIQSLFRLLGLPEFLHSDAFPPELQFPLNPPPSALLLRELLPVVKFSDLPDPPERCAVCLYEFEGAEEIRWLTNCKHIFHRRCVDRWMDHDHDTCPLCRTPFVPDGMMDEFNQRLWAASGIAETFETDFNSVLG; encoded by the coding sequence ATGGGCTTTCCGGTGGGTTGCACGGAGGTTTTCTTCCCCACCATATTCCTCCACCTGCTCTCTGTCCTAGACGTTCTGAAACTCCTCATCCAGTCCCTCTTCCGCCTCCTGGGGCTGCCGGAATTTCTCCACTCCGACGCTTTCCCGCCGGAGCTTCAATTTCCCCTGAACCCTCCCCCGTCGGCCCTGCTCCTCCGCGAACTCCTGCCGGTTGTGAAATTCTCGGATCTGCCAGACCCGCCGGAAAGGTGCGCCGTTTGCCTGTACGAGTTCGAGGGGGCGGAGGAGATCCGGTGGCTAACGAATTGTAAACACATATTCCACCGGAGGTGTGTGGACCGTTGGATGGATCATGATCACGACACGTGTCCACTTTGTAGAACGCCGTTCGTGCCTGATGGGATGATGGATGAATTCAATCAACGGCTGTGGGCTGCCTCTGGTATCGCTGAGACGTTTGAGACGGACTTTAACTCCGTTTTAGGATAG